A single genomic interval of Candidatus Saganbacteria bacterium harbors:
- a CDS encoding nucleotidyl transferase AbiEii/AbiGii toxin family protein gives MANRMQPLHFEVLDEKRIKAFKDISAILDEKYYLAGGTALALQLGHRKSYDFDVFGNKDITFAVKKKIIKGLSGYKIKTLVDSSDELSLILNEEIKLTVLNYYWDPIKSLVKLKGYLPLLSILDIAATKAYALGRRGNYRDYFDLYIIIKNEYATLRAIISCCKKKYGELFSEKMLLEQLTYIGDLDEKEKLMFSSEKFVPSRKIIEFFKNKIKGNSH, from the coding sequence GTGGCAAATAGGATGCAGCCGCTTCACTTTGAGGTCCTTGATGAGAAAAGAATTAAAGCGTTCAAGGATATTTCCGCTATATTGGACGAAAAATATTATCTTGCCGGTGGCACAGCGCTGGCTCTTCAGCTCGGGCATAGAAAATCCTATGATTTTGATGTTTTCGGGAACAAAGATATAACTTTTGCCGTTAAAAAAAAGATTATAAAAGGGCTTAGCGGCTATAAGATCAAAACGCTTGTAGATTCCTCCGATGAATTAAGCCTTATCCTTAATGAAGAGATCAAACTTACAGTCCTGAATTATTATTGGGATCCGATAAAGTCGCTTGTAAAGCTTAAAGGCTATCTTCCTCTTCTTTCAATATTGGATATCGCGGCAACAAAAGCATACGCACTTGGAAGAAGAGGCAATTACAGAGACTATTTCGACCTTTATATTATCATAAAAAATGAGTATGCGACTTTAAGAGCCATAATTTCTTGCTGTAAAAAAAAGTATGGAGAACTCTTCAGCGAAAAGATGCTTCTTGAGCAATTGACCTATATTGGCGATCTGGACGAAAAAGAAAAACTCATGTTTTCTTCGGAGAAATTTGTTCCGTCGAGGAAAATAATAGAGTTCTTTAAAAATAAGATCAAGGGGAACTCGCATTAA
- a CDS encoding nucleotidyltransferase domain-containing protein, with protein sequence MAKEYELVVNNFLDRISALRPSISSMYLFGSHARGTARPDSDYDILIVAPKKNKELKSKLYDAVMDIELEKGADISLKVLKQDQFDRLREFNTPFIKNVLKEGIKIA encoded by the coding sequence ATGGCAAAAGAATATGAATTAGTTGTAAATAATTTTTTGGATAGGATAAGCGCCTTAAGGCCAAGCATCAGCAGCATGTATCTTTTCGGTTCGCATGCAAGAGGGACCGCTCGACCGGATTCTGATTATGATATTCTCATTGTTGCGCCTAAAAAAAATAAGGAATTAAAAAGCAAGCTGTATGACGCTGTAATGGATATTGAGTTGGAAAAGGGCGCGGACATTTCGTTGAAAGTGTTAAAACAGGACCAATTTGACAGGCTTCGGGAATTTAACACGCCATTCATTAAAAATGTTTTAAAAGAAGGGATTAAAATTGCATAA
- a CDS encoding nucleotidyltransferase domain-containing protein produces the protein MNNTYINKELLAILDKYSPMLVYYFGSASRDKMGPMSDIDLAVLWPENENTPMVKSLILQNEIQSRLNNKKYEIGCLNNQSLSFCYSVISTGRCIYGSDPNRVAYETKILDEYLDFGYLSDIYNKEFDKRILKNG, from the coding sequence ATGAATAACACGTATATTAATAAGGAATTGCTTGCAATACTGGATAAATATAGCCCCATGCTAGTATATTATTTTGGGTCGGCGTCAAGGGACAAGATGGGGCCCATGAGCGACATTGACCTGGCGGTTTTATGGCCTGAAAATGAAAATACCCCAATGGTAAAAAGCTTGATCCTGCAAAACGAGATCCAAAGCCGGCTAAATAATAAAAAATACGAAATTGGCTGCCTGAATAACCAATCTTTGAGCTTTTGCTATTCGGTAATATCAACAGGCAGATGCATATATGGTTCGGATCCGAACAGGGTCGCTTATGAAACAAAGATATTGGACGAATATCTTGATTTCGGATATTTGTCCGATATTTATAACAAAGAATTCGACAAAAGGATACTTAAAAATGGATAA
- a CDS encoding DUF86 domain-containing protein produces the protein MVNIEEIHHRLSEIKEALDYLESSHEQMRSSRDKFLLGRYFLQVMLEAVFTIGNQIISDAGLRKPSNYKDILLILKENGIISANEHETMIKFADLRNRLVHTYWKISSEELLEISSDLMIFHNFSGIIVRYISKK, from the coding sequence ATGGTCAATATTGAAGAAATACACCATAGGCTCTCGGAAATAAAGGAAGCGCTCGATTATCTTGAAAGCTCGCATGAACAAATGCGGTCGAGCAGGGATAAGTTTTTACTTGGAAGATATTTCTTGCAGGTAATGCTTGAGGCTGTATTCACGATAGGCAACCAAATAATATCCGATGCCGGGCTCAGAAAACCTTCAAATTATAAGGATATCCTGCTGATATTAAAAGAAAATGGCATAATAAGCGCAAATGAACACGAAACAATGATAAAATTTGCGGACCTAAGGAACCGGCTTGTGCATACTTACTGGAAAATTTCTTCAGAAGAACTTTTGGAAATAAGCTCTGATCTTATGATATTCCATAATTTTTCAGGAATTATAGTGAGATATATTTCAAAAAAATAA
- the ilvB gene encoding biosynthetic-type acetolactate synthase large subunit — protein sequence MESSGAKALLESLKHEGVDIIFGYPGGTVLPIYDALYTFKDIKHILVRHEQGAAHEADGYARATGKVGVCLATSGPGATNLVTGIATANMDSVPMVAITGQVATNLIGKDSFQEADITGITMPVSKHSFLVKNADDLPRIVKEAFYIAKSGRPGPVIIDIPKDIQLKKIKFNYPDKVDIPSYKPNMAGHPKQIKEAIAHIVASKKPVIYAGGGVILSNAAHELKEFAEKYNIPVTTTLLGKGAFPETHELSLGMLGMHGTAFANYAVTDCDLLIAIGARFDDRVTGHIEHFAPNAKIIHIDIDPAEIGKNVKIDVPIVGDVKNVLKAILGKASPKGACEEWMSQIADWKAKYPLSYKQVGGSIKPQYIIEQIYELTKDKDTIICTEVGQNQMWAAMFYKYTRPRSFISSGGLGTMGFGLPAAVGAQFGRPDAIVCDIAGDGSIQMNIQELTTAVNNRLPIKIFVLDNSFLGMVRQWQEIIHGKRYCATNLCANPDLVKIAEAYGAKAFRVEQPEEVKEAIKRALEIKDGPVLVDFVVAKEENVFPFVQPGQAINQMLID from the coding sequence ATGGAAAGCTCAGGCGCAAAAGCGCTCCTCGAATCCCTAAAGCACGAAGGCGTGGATATCATATTTGGATATCCAGGCGGCACTGTCCTGCCTATCTACGACGCGCTCTACACTTTCAAAGATATTAAACATATCCTCGTTCGCCATGAGCAGGGGGCGGCGCATGAAGCTGATGGATATGCCCGCGCAACAGGCAAAGTTGGCGTGTGCCTTGCGACATCAGGACCAGGCGCTACAAATTTGGTTACGGGAATTGCAACAGCAAACATGGATTCGGTTCCTATGGTTGCCATTACAGGCCAGGTTGCAACAAATTTAATAGGAAAAGATTCTTTCCAGGAAGCGGATATTACCGGCATCACAATGCCGGTCTCAAAGCATAGTTTTCTTGTAAAAAACGCGGATGACCTGCCAAGGATCGTAAAAGAAGCTTTTTATATAGCAAAGTCGGGAAGGCCGGGGCCGGTGATCATCGATATCCCAAAGGATATACAACTTAAGAAGATAAAATTTAATTATCCGGATAAAGTTGATATTCCAAGCTACAAGCCGAACATGGCCGGCCACCCGAAACAGATAAAAGAAGCCATCGCGCATATCGTGGCATCAAAAAAACCTGTCATTTATGCCGGAGGCGGGGTTATCTTGTCTAATGCCGCGCATGAATTGAAAGAGTTCGCAGAAAAATACAATATTCCTGTCACAACTACACTTTTGGGCAAAGGGGCTTTTCCCGAAACCCACGAGCTTTCCTTGGGGATGCTCGGGATGCACGGGACAGCATTTGCTAATTACGCCGTGACGGACTGCGATTTGCTAATTGCGATAGGTGCCCGTTTTGATGATCGAGTGACTGGGCATATTGAACATTTCGCGCCGAACGCAAAAATCATCCATATCGATATCGACCCTGCTGAAATAGGAAAGAATGTAAAGATCGATGTCCCGATAGTCGGCGACGTTAAAAATGTGCTTAAAGCGATACTAGGAAAAGCCTCTCCAAAAGGAGCATGCGAAGAGTGGATGAGCCAAATTGCCGATTGGAAGGCCAAGTACCCGCTTTCTTATAAGCAAGTTGGCGGCAGTATTAAACCGCAATATATTATCGAACAGATATACGAATTGACAAAAGATAAAGATACAATAATCTGCACAGAGGTTGGCCAGAATCAGATGTGGGCGGCAATGTTCTATAAATACACAAGGCCCAGGTCTTTCATAAGTTCCGGGGGACTGGGTACTATGGGATTTGGACTTCCTGCGGCGGTTGGGGCGCAATTCGGGCGGCCGGACGCGATCGTCTGCGATATCGCGGGGGACGGTTCGATCCAAATGAATATCCAAGAGTTAACTACCGCGGTAAATAATAGATTGCCGATAAAAATTTTTGTTTTGGACAATTCTTTTTTAGGGATGGTCAGGCAATGGCAGGAAATTATCCACGGGAAAAGATATTGCGCGACAAACCTTTGCGCGAATCCCGATCTTGTGAAAATAGCTGAAGCGTATGGCGCCAAAGCTTTTCGCGTTGAGCAACCGGAAGAAGTAAAAGAGGCGATCAAGCGCGCGTTAGAGATAAAAGACGGGCCGGTCCTGGTTGACTTTGTTGTGGCAAAAGAGGAAAATGTTTTTCCTTTTGTCCAGCCGGGGCAAGCGATCAATCAGATGCTGATTGATTAA
- the ilvN gene encoding acetolactate synthase small subunit: protein MKHTISVIVENKPGVLSRVSGLFARRGFNIESLAVGVTEDPQVSRMTIVAEGDEADLEQIIKQLYKLIDTVRVFDLPADRSVERELALIKVSANDKTRSEITQIADVFRARIVDVSDNSIIIEISDEHSNVESIETMLQKFGIKEMVRTGTIGLLRDLTQNTV, encoded by the coding sequence ATGAAACACACTATTTCTGTAATTGTTGAAAATAAACCCGGGGTGCTCTCGAGAGTATCGGGTCTTTTCGCGCGAAGAGGTTTTAATATCGAATCTCTTGCGGTGGGAGTGACCGAAGATCCGCAGGTTTCCCGTATGACAATTGTTGCCGAAGGCGACGAAGCGGACCTCGAGCAGATAATTAAACAGCTCTACAAACTTATTGATACGGTAAGGGTTTTTGACCTGCCGGCAGATAGATCTGTCGAGCGGGAATTGGCATTGATAAAAGTTTCCGCTAACGACAAGACAAGATCGGAGATAACCCAGATCGCAGACGTGTTTCGCGCAAGGATTGTCGATGTTTCGGACAATTCGATCATTATCGAGATCTCGGACGAACACTCGAATGTTGAAAGCATCGAAACAATGCTGCAAAAGTTTGGCATTAAGGAAATGGTAAGGACGGGAACGATCGGATTGCTGCGCGACTTGACACAAAATACAGTCTAG
- a CDS encoding ATP-binding protein gives MMYFNPQVKEKKEDFYNYQILQEELKKAVLDKLIPLIAVYGLRRTGKTSLIHVVLNSLKKKYVWLDGRDIESREDFQVKIANEVRKMKRFSIKTISIKGLQVDIGLFKEGLNYLNQRKTILVIDEAQLLKRAHLDKIVAYIYDNYPDIKIILSGSEIGMLMAFLGKEDAQAPLFGRAVFDIHTHRLEKENSLGFLSIGAKQAKLNFKENEIMETIANLDGIIGWLTKYGWYRLNFSHKEALRKTIQDGKYIAKEEFGRFSIRSEKKYNSILRTLKGGAGWEEIKKKTRISDKQLSSMLKRMTSYGFIEKHDRIYTIADPLLEAAF, from the coding sequence ATGATGTATTTCAACCCGCAAGTAAAAGAAAAAAAAGAAGATTTTTATAATTATCAAATATTGCAGGAAGAGCTCAAAAAAGCTGTTTTAGATAAGTTGATCCCACTGATAGCAGTCTATGGGTTGAGGCGAACAGGGAAAACCAGCTTGATCCATGTGGTTCTTAATTCGCTGAAAAAGAAATATGTGTGGCTAGATGGGCGGGATATAGAATCCAGAGAAGATTTTCAGGTAAAAATTGCGAATGAAGTTAGGAAAATGAAGCGATTCAGCATAAAAACCATTTCCATTAAAGGTTTGCAGGTGGATATCGGGCTATTCAAAGAAGGGCTGAATTATTTAAATCAACGCAAAACGATCTTGGTAATAGATGAAGCCCAGTTATTAAAAAGAGCCCATTTAGATAAAATTGTCGCCTATATTTACGATAATTATCCGGATATTAAGATCATTCTATCGGGATCCGAGATCGGCATGTTGATGGCTTTTCTTGGGAAAGAAGATGCGCAGGCGCCGCTTTTCGGCAGGGCTGTTTTTGATATCCATACCCATAGGTTGGAAAAGGAGAATTCATTAGGCTTTTTAAGTATTGGCGCAAAACAAGCTAAATTAAATTTCAAAGAAAATGAAATCATGGAAACGATCGCCAATCTGGATGGAATAATCGGATGGCTTACAAAGTACGGCTGGTATCGGTTGAATTTTTCGCACAAAGAGGCCTTGCGCAAGACGATCCAAGACGGCAAGTATATCGCTAAAGAGGAATTCGGCAGGTTTTCGATCCGGTCGGAAAAGAAATATAATTCAATTTTAAGAACATTAAAAGGCGGGGCTGGATGGGAAGAGATAAAAAAGAAAACAAGGATTTCCGATAAACAACTCTCATCGATGTTAAAAAGAATGACAAGCTATGGTTTTATCGAAAAGCATGACCGGATATATACCATTGCGGACCCTCTTCTCGAGGCCGCTTTTTAA
- the ilvC gene encoding ketol-acid reductoisomerase: protein MAKVYYEKDADLNVLKGKKIAIIGFGSQGAAQSQNLKDSGLDVVIGLREGSAHWEKVKEAGLTPMTIEEAAKAADIVQILTPDETQADVYKQSIKKYMKKGKTLAFSHGFNIHFKLIKPSKDINVIMIAPKGPGPMVRQMYVQGGGVPSLIAIHQDATGDAKQIALAHAKGLGGARAGVFETTFKEETETDLFGEQTVLCGGTSSLIMAGFETLVEAGYQPEMAYFECCHELKLIVDLIYKEGIAGMRKAISNTAEYGDLTVGPRTIDARVKKNMAKALKRIQTGAFAREWIKENKNGCTNFNAMREKDKNHQIEKVGTNLRAMMPWLKKSN from the coding sequence ATGGCAAAAGTATACTACGAAAAAGACGCGGATCTCAATGTTTTGAAGGGTAAAAAGATAGCGATAATCGGTTTTGGGTCGCAAGGAGCCGCGCAATCGCAAAATCTTAAAGACAGCGGACTCGATGTAGTTATAGGACTAAGAGAAGGTTCGGCTCATTGGGAAAAAGTTAAAGAAGCAGGATTAACCCCAATGACTATCGAAGAAGCCGCAAAAGCGGCCGATATCGTCCAAATTTTAACCCCTGACGAAACTCAAGCCGATGTGTATAAGCAGTCGATCAAAAAATATATGAAAAAAGGCAAAACTCTGGCTTTCTCGCATGGTTTCAATATCCATTTCAAATTAATTAAACCATCAAAAGATATCAATGTCATCATGATCGCGCCAAAAGGCCCCGGCCCAATGGTCCGCCAGATGTATGTCCAGGGTGGAGGCGTTCCATCTCTCATCGCGATCCATCAAGATGCGACTGGCGATGCCAAACAAATAGCTTTAGCTCATGCCAAAGGGCTTGGAGGGGCTAGAGCCGGAGTTTTTGAAACAACTTTTAAAGAAGAAACAGAGACCGATCTTTTTGGCGAACAAACTGTCCTTTGCGGCGGCACAAGCTCGCTTATTATGGCAGGGTTTGAAACTCTGGTTGAAGCGGGATATCAGCCCGAGATGGCATATTTCGAATGCTGCCATGAGCTAAAACTCATAGTCGATCTGATCTATAAAGAGGGCATTGCAGGTATGCGCAAAGCGATCAGCAACACGGCTGAATACGGAGACCTGACCGTTGGCCCAAGGACAATCGACGCACGCGTCAAGAAAAATATGGCAAAAGCGTTAAAGAGGATCCAAACCGGAGCCTTTGCAAGAGAATGGATAAAAGAGAATAAAAATGGCTGCACCAATTTTAATGCCATGCGCGAAAAAGATAAAAACCATCAGATAGAAAAAGTCGGCACCAATCTTCGAGCTATGATGCCGTGGCTTAAGAAGTCCAATTAA
- a CDS encoding aspartate kinase, whose amino-acid sequence MAIIVHKYGGTSVGTPEKINNAARRVKRLHDDGNQIVVVVSAMGHTTDELIGLMDKVTSNPNPREYDMLVSTGEQVSAALLAMALQELGCPAVSLTGGQAGVETEDIYKRARIKDIKLNRIKSELKDDKVVVVTGFQGIDSKGDIITIGRGGSDTSAVAIAAALKADVCDIYTDVDGVYTTDPRIEPNARKLKTISYEEMLELASLGAQVLHPRSVELASIYGIVIHLRSSISEIEGTYIKEASEMEKKEAVRGIALDENVAKIGILKVPDKPGTAAKLFSALADDKVNVDMIVQSIHSGGAFADMAFTVERPDVKKAVDVTQKISNTLGAEKVVSDPGVCKVSLVGVGMVSQPGTASQMFKTLSDEKINIQMITTSEIKISCVVKLEDGKRAVRALHKAFRLDKIVQ is encoded by the coding sequence ATGGCAATAATTGTTCATAAATACGGCGGGACATCCGTTGGGACTCCCGAAAAAATAAACAACGCCGCAAGGCGTGTCAAAAGATTGCATGACGACGGGAATCAGATCGTCGTTGTCGTGTCGGCAATGGGCCATACGACGGATGAATTGATTGGCCTAATGGATAAAGTAACCTCAAACCCCAATCCTCGCGAATACGACATGCTTGTATCGACCGGGGAGCAGGTTTCGGCGGCACTTTTGGCCATGGCTCTTCAAGAATTGGGCTGTCCCGCTGTTTCATTGACCGGAGGCCAAGCAGGGGTTGAAACAGAGGACATTTATAAGAGAGCCCGCATAAAGGACATTAAGCTTAATCGCATCAAATCCGAACTAAAAGATGACAAAGTTGTCGTTGTAACCGGATTCCAAGGGATCGATAGTAAAGGCGATATCATAACGATCGGCCGCGGTGGATCGGATACCTCGGCGGTCGCAATTGCGGCGGCGCTTAAAGCGGATGTTTGTGATATCTATACGGATGTCGACGGCGTATATACGACTGATCCCAGGATCGAGCCCAATGCCCGAAAATTAAAAACAATTTCATATGAAGAAATGCTCGAGCTTGCTTCCCTTGGGGCGCAGGTCTTGCATCCTCGTTCTGTTGAATTGGCAAGCATCTATGGGATAGTTATTCATCTTAGATCCAGTATCAGTGAAATAGAAGGAACATATATCAAGGAGGCATCTGAAATGGAAAAGAAAGAAGCGGTGAGGGGGATAGCATTGGACGAGAATGTCGCAAAGATCGGCATCTTAAAAGTGCCGGACAAGCCCGGGACCGCCGCAAAACTCTTTTCCGCATTGGCCGACGATAAGGTAAATGTTGATATGATAGTCCAAAGTATCCATTCGGGCGGCGCTTTTGCCGATATGGCATTTACTGTTGAACGCCCCGATGTGAAAAAAGCCGTCGATGTCACACAAAAAATATCAAATACTCTTGGAGCCGAAAAAGTCGTTTCAGATCCGGGTGTTTGCAAGGTATCGCTTGTTGGCGTTGGGATGGTATCCCAGCCGGGCACCGCGTCACAAATGTTCAAAACGCTTTCCGACGAAAAAATAAATATTCAGATGATAACCACATCTGAAATAAAGATCTCATGTGTTGTGAAGCTTGAAGACGGCAAACGAGCAGTCAGAGCGCTGCATAAAGCTTTCAGATTGGATAAAATTGTTCAGTAA
- the plsY gene encoding glycerol-3-phosphate 1-O-acyltransferase PlsY, with the protein MFSNLFFAIVVSYLIGSIPFSLIFAKLFTDTDVRQKGSGNVGATNVLVTTGKKRAAILSVFFDILKGFVAVAISKILFGADIYAYTAGLFSIIGHDFPVFLGFKGGKGVAATTGVLIALNPIAIWFCLLIYIVSISISRYLILSSIITIGFIPFILWFLGEGLFGIIFGILAFLLALFVHRNDIIRLLSGKEAKFDRGVA; encoded by the coding sequence TTGTTCAGTAATCTTTTTTTTGCAATAGTAGTCTCGTATCTTATTGGTTCGATCCCCTTTAGTTTGATCTTTGCGAAATTATTTACGGATACAGATGTTAGGCAAAAGGGCTCGGGCAACGTCGGCGCTACAAATGTCCTTGTCACGACCGGAAAAAAAAGAGCCGCGATCCTATCGGTGTTTTTTGATATTCTAAAAGGATTTGTCGCTGTCGCAATTTCTAAGATATTATTTGGAGCCGATATTTATGCCTATACTGCCGGATTGTTTTCGATAATAGGACATGATTTTCCTGTTTTTCTTGGATTCAAAGGCGGGAAGGGCGTTGCGGCCACGACAGGGGTCTTGATCGCTCTTAATCCAATAGCAATTTGGTTTTGTCTGCTGATCTATATTGTTTCGATCTCAATATCCCGCTATCTAATATTATCGAGCATAATTACGATCGGATTTATTCCCTTTATCTTGTGGTTTTTAGGTGAAGGGTTATTTGGCATAATATTTGGTATTTTGGCGTTTCTTTTAGCTTTATTCGTCCATCGTAATGATATAATAAGACTCCTTTCGGGCAAGGAAGCAAAATTTGATCGGGGCGTAGCTTAG